One genomic region from Phragmites australis chromosome 1, lpPhrAust1.1, whole genome shotgun sequence encodes:
- the LOC133926839 gene encoding exocyst complex component EXO70A1-like has protein sequence MDLKRRLRSDPPRGVDLKNTRMRVKLSMQSSSSDFGTVRGRRKSQRRHMGATVGKAAEAFASAPKTQAAVRLAVAERAILQWNRSPGADSGIWDAEANCTNKGLLAAIDEVLLLAEDDPFPAAASSARRRLDSAVGVATSRMVEEFLRVRVWNNIQLRVAVDKLSLASSGVSLMAFPGTGDRNSTTRTASDGSQSRSSSSQSWSSSSVPDDVATLLDDEFLDELNLICPAGVSVLHEIALRVIRSGCTKELLRAFSNAPCDVLDRFLSILRVECSQRTTEAVIKRWRTVTKLIWKAVVAMRKQLYAQNSGAFDGFRDEYLLAISENRILILLEFADGFTSIASHEKLLYILSMYEALSDAAPDLLILFCGARKERISEKTQDILTKLAVATKTMISGLMAKIRSDCSHTPSATDGVHPLTRYAMNCVELLAPHRTALDVILANGDGDEAGAPSGGAERVTSFGSLVSELIAGLERNLEEKPALACADAGGSPHLFLANNTSFLLNRAADADVASLLGDEWAVQRRSWLEHHTASYVEASWGPVVACLETPVGGSGKPAKVLSKFDAAFKRAHGSQVCREVPDPALRAALRKAVSEMVVPAYGEFLQKHPKLGKSVRYTADNLAESLSELFEGEAVYGRKS, from the exons ATGGATCTAAAACGTCGCCTTCGATCCGACCCTCCGCGTGGAGTCGACCTCAAAAACACAAGAATGCGCGTGAAGCTCTCCATGcaatcctcctcctccgactTTGGGACAGTTCGTGGACGCCGCAAAAGTCAACGCCGGCATATGGGGGCCACCGTTGGCAAGGCAGCGGAAGCTTTCGCCAGTGCGCCGAAAACGCAAGCGGCGGTCCGGCTTGCCGTTGCCGAGCGCGCCATACTCCAGTGGAATCGCAGCCCCGGCGCCGATTCCGGCATATGGGACGCGGAGGCGAACTGCACCAACAAAGGCCTCCTCGCTGCGATCGACGAGGTTCTCCTCTTGGCGGAGGATGACCCTTTCCCCGCCGCCGCTTCTtccgctcgccgccgcctggACAGCGCCGTCGGCGTCGCCACGTCGCGCATGGTGGAGGAGTTCCTGCGCGTCAGGGTCTGGAACAACATCCAGCTGCGCGTCGCCGTCGACAAGCTCTCGCTGGCCTCGAGCGGCGTGTCGCTGATGGCCTTCCCCGGTACCGGCGACAGAAACAGCACGACAAGAACCGCGTCCGACGGAAGCCAGTCACGGTCGAGCTCGAGCCAGTCATGGTCGAGCTCGAGCGTTCCTGACGATGTCGCGACCCTCTTGGACGACGAGTTCTTGGATGAGCTCAATCTCATCTGCCCTGCGGGCGTGTCCGTCCTCCACGAGATCGCGCTTCGGGTGATCCGTTCCGGCTGCACAAAGGAGCTCCTCCGGGCGTTCTCGAACGCTCCCTGCGATGTGCTAGACAG GTTCTTGTCAATTCTGCGGGTTGAATGCTCGCAACGGACGACGGAGGCCGTGATCAAGCGGTGGAGGACGGTGACTAAGCTCATCTGGAAGGCCGTCGTCGCCATGCGAAAGCAGCTGTACGCGCAGAATTCAGGTGCCTTCGACGGTTTCAGGGACGAATACTTACTGGCCATCTCAGAGAACCGCATCTTGATCCTTCTCGAGTTCGCGGACGGATTCACCAGCATCGCATCGCACGAGAAGCTCTTATACATCCTCAGCATGTACGAGGCTCTAAGCGATGCTGCTCCCGACCTCCTGATCTTGTTCTGCGGGGCGCGTAAGGAACGCATCTCTGAGAAGACGCAGGATATCCTCACCAAATTGGCCGTCGCGACGAAGACTATGATCAGCGGTCTCATGGCCAAGATCCGAAGCGATTGTTCGCACACGCCGAGTGCGACAGACGGCGTCCATCCGCTGACGCGGTACGCCATGAACTGCGTCGAGCTGTTGGCGCCGCACCGCACGGCGCTGGATGTGATCCTCGCGAACGGGGATGGAGACGAAGCCGGTGCTCCGTCCGGCGGCGCCGAGCGCGTGACCTCGTTCGGCAGCCTCGTCTCGGAGCTAATCGCGGGCCTGGAACGCAACCTCGAGGAGAAACCCGCGCTCGCCTGCGCGGACGCGGGAGGTTCGCCGCACCTCTTCCTGGCCAACAACACAAGCTTCTTGCTGAACCGCGCCGCGGACGCCGACGTGGCGTCTCTGCTCGGTGACGAGTGGGCCGTACAGCGTCGGAGCTGGCTCGAGCATCACACGGCGAGCTACGTCGAGGCATCCTGGGGTCCGGTCGTCGCTTGCCTGGAGACGCCCGTGGGTGGCAGCGGCAAGCCGGCGAAAGTTCTGTCAAAATTCGACGCCGCGTTTAAGAGAGCGCACGGCAGCCAGGTGTGCCGCGAGGTCCCGGATCCCGCGCTCCGAGCGGCCCTACGGAAGGCCGTGTCGGAAATGGTCGTTCCTGCTTACGGCGAGTTTCTGCAGAAGCATCCGAAGCTTGGAAAATCCGTCAGGTACACGGCTGACAATCTGGCCGAATCGCTGTCGGAATTGTTCGAAGGAGAAGCCGTGTATGGCAGAAAGTCCTAG
- the LOC133926848 gene encoding B3 domain-containing protein Os01g0905400-like isoform X1 — MSEHGAGGLCEIGSDQKRRWFSCCYTTKMMEVTGGALKKEQEESVVDIDSGEEEAENVVKRRRRRKKACDPHRKRACVDCTKMCSQIHGRATWSSSGRSSSKARPIPAVPSFFKVMMGYFSENMDIPPPFAKTILDLSGSNIYLEDAFGLRWRVRLCLRDGVLSFGHGWKNFVLDHAVSCGEFLVFRQIARSVFTVQMFAPSAVERLYPCERNKRQSRKRKPREETSSLSIQTVKKNKNNVESCKKKQRIDLRNDLGPSDCKMSVLVCVDDSDVPNSASELKCSETSVKAPEVGAAESQEVSEVSLRHQGIVQKVFDGETETADDCTIFKEKEKECNATVRVHPTSVATGQQPPESIVVAGLSVTPNTNNTTNMMMDGNESTHADQNRPFQLHRALALEIENGEGSNLPTNVDASEPLAMMDLNEVSMHDIFLSADIYEFESDLCNPEAFSVDLNMEGPNTNGQTSGFSCPENNSNNRHSSIGVGQHLMMLETLSCTENKEMTDTPGTCTGAVNVPAHGIDINALPSNEPSSFGENCSPPTDAEVPSSECALTRCNKEKCNILFNQAAQKKASGFVPDKPQDDQVNMQDSTGQNAAEIMSSRSKPLQTVNNSGGLQSRSFESGGVLALEANSGKFCIAVPTPDQTWLELPGRLPALPRTKKQGRKVVVLKDPCMRLWPVLYQCTPRFNGFISGWVDISRENNLQEGDTCEFELSGHSELSFQLRMPNAQ, encoded by the exons ATGTCTGAACATGGAGCTGGCGGGTTGTGTGAGATAGGGAGTGATCAGAAGAGGCGATGGTTTTCTTGCTGCTACA CAACGAAGATGATGGAGGTGACAGGAGGAGCCTTAAAGAAAGAGCAAGAAGAGAGCGTGGTCGACATAGACAGTGGTGAGGAGGAAGCCGAGAACGtggtgaagaggaggaggaggaggaagaaggcatgCGATCCGCACAGGAAGAGGGCATGCGTGGATTGCACGAAGATGTGTTCCCAGATTCATGGCCGAGCTACTTGGTCCTCCTCAGGGAGGTCTTCCAGCAAGGCGCGACCGATTCCAGCAGTGCCGTCCTTCTTCAAAGTCATGATGGGCTACTTCTCTGAGAACATG GATATACCACCCCCATTTGCCAAGACAATCTTGGATCTATCAGGCTCCAATATTTATCTTGAAGATGCATTTGGGCTCCGTTGGCGCGTGCGGTTGTGCTTGCGCGACGGTGTTTTGTCATTTGGGCATGGATGGAAGAACTTTGTGCTGGATCATGCCGTCAGCTGTGGCGAGTTCCTGGTGTTCAGGCAGATCGCCAGGTCGGTCTTCACTGTGCAAATGTTTGCCCCATCAGCTGTTGAAAGGCTGTATCCCTGTGAGAGGAACAAAAGGCAGAGCCGGAAGAGGAAGCCCAGAGAGGAAACAAGCTCTCTCAGTATCCAAACGGTgaagaaaaacaagaacaatGTGGAAAGCTGTAAAAAGAAACAACGTATTGATCTCCGAAATGATCTGGGCCCGAGCGACTGTAAAATGTCAGTTCTTGTTTGCGTTGACGACTCTGATGTTCCCAATTCTGCATCTGAACTAAAATGTTCTGAAACATCAGTGAAAGCACCGGAGGTAGGAGCTGCAGAATCACAAGAAGTTTCTGAGGTCTCTTTAAGACATCAAGGCATAGTTCAGAAGGTGTTTGATGGAGAGACTGAAACAGCAGACGACTGTACAATctttaaagaaaaagaaaaagaatgcaATGCTACTGTCAGGGTGCACCCAACTTCTGTTGCAACTGGACAACAACCACCGGAAAGCATTGTTGTAGCTGGCTTATCTGTTACTCCTAACACAAACAATACGACGAATATGATGATGGATGGTAATGAGTCGACGCACGCGGACCAAAATAGGCCATTTCAACTTCACCGTGCATTGGCTCTAGAAATTGAGAATGGTGAGGGCTCTAATTTGCCAACAAATGTTGATGCTAGTGAACCTTTGGCTATGATGGATCTTAATGAAGTGAGTATGCATGATATATTTTTGTCAGCTGATATATACGAATTTGAGAGTGATCTATGTAATCCAGAAGCATTTTCAGTTGATCTGAATATGGAAGGGCCAAATACTAATGGCCAAACTTCAGGTTTCAGTTGCCCTGAGAATAACTCAAACAATCGCCATTCCTCCATCGGAGTTGGTCAGCATTTGATGATGTTAGAAACATTGTCATGCACCGAAAATAAAGAGATGACTGATACACCGGGAACATGTACAGGTGCTGTCAATGTTCCAGCGCACGGCATAGACATCAACGCGTTGCCCTCCAATGAGCCATCATCATTTGGAGAGAATTGTTCTCCTCCCACTGATGCTGAAGTGCCTTCTAGTGAATGTGCACTAACCAGATGTAATAAGGAGAAATGCAATATTTTGTTCAACCAAGCAGCACAAAAAAAAG CTTCAGGATTTGTTCCAGATAAACCGCAAGATGATCAGGTTAACATGCAAGATAGTACAGGACAGAATGCTGCTGAAATCATGTCAAGTAGATCAAAGCCTCTGCAAACTG TAAATAACTCTGGAGGCCTCCAAAGTAGAAGCTTTGAATCAGGTGGtgttcttgcacttgaagcaaacAGCGGGAAGTTTTGCATTGCTGTACCCACACCAGATCAAACTTGGCTT GAGCTCCCCGGTCGGCTACCGGCTCTTCCAAGAACGAAGAAACAGGGAAGGAAGGTTGTAGTGCTCAAGGACCCATGCATGAGACTCTGGCCTGTGCTGTACCAGTGCACCCCAAGGTTCAACGGCTTCATCAGTGGGTGGGTTGACATCAGCAGGGAGAACAACCTGCAGGAAGGCGACACCTGCGAGTTTGAACTCAGCGGTCACTCTGAACTGTCGTTCCAATTGCGCATGCCCAATGCGCAGTAG
- the LOC133926848 gene encoding B3 domain-containing protein Os01g0905400-like isoform X2, translated as MSEHGAGGLCEIGSDQKRRWFSCCYTTKMMEVTGGALKKEQEESVVDIDSGEEEAENVVKRRRRRKKACDPHRKRACVDCTKMCSQIHGRATWSSSGRSSSKARPIPAVPSFFKVMMGYFSENMDIPPPFAKTILDLSGSNIYLEDAFGLRWRVRLCLRDGVLSFGHGWKNFVLDHAVSCGEFLVFRQIARSVFTVQMFAPSAVERLYPCERNKRQSRKRKPREETSSLSIQTVKKNKNNVESCKKKQRIDLRNDLGPSDCKMSVLVCVDDSDVPNSASELKCSETSVKAPEVGAAESQEVSEVSLRHQGIVQKVFDGETETADDCTIFKEKEKECNATVRVHPTSVATGQQPPESIVVAGLSVTPNTNNTTNMMMDGNESTHADQNRPFQLHRALALEIENGEGSNLPTNVDASEPLAMMDLNEVSMHDIFLSADIYEFESDLCNPEAFSVDLNMEGPNTNGQTSGFSCPENNSNNRHSSIGVGQHLMMLETLSCTENKEMTDTPGTCTGAVNVPAHGIDINALPSNEPSSFGENCSPPTDAEVPSSECALTRCNKEKCNILFNQAAQKKDKPQDDQVNMQDSTGQNAAEIMSSRSKPLQTVNNSGGLQSRSFESGGVLALEANSGKFCIAVPTPDQTWLELPGRLPALPRTKKQGRKVVVLKDPCMRLWPVLYQCTPRFNGFISGWVDISRENNLQEGDTCEFELSGHSELSFQLRMPNAQ; from the exons ATGTCTGAACATGGAGCTGGCGGGTTGTGTGAGATAGGGAGTGATCAGAAGAGGCGATGGTTTTCTTGCTGCTACA CAACGAAGATGATGGAGGTGACAGGAGGAGCCTTAAAGAAAGAGCAAGAAGAGAGCGTGGTCGACATAGACAGTGGTGAGGAGGAAGCCGAGAACGtggtgaagaggaggaggaggaggaagaaggcatgCGATCCGCACAGGAAGAGGGCATGCGTGGATTGCACGAAGATGTGTTCCCAGATTCATGGCCGAGCTACTTGGTCCTCCTCAGGGAGGTCTTCCAGCAAGGCGCGACCGATTCCAGCAGTGCCGTCCTTCTTCAAAGTCATGATGGGCTACTTCTCTGAGAACATG GATATACCACCCCCATTTGCCAAGACAATCTTGGATCTATCAGGCTCCAATATTTATCTTGAAGATGCATTTGGGCTCCGTTGGCGCGTGCGGTTGTGCTTGCGCGACGGTGTTTTGTCATTTGGGCATGGATGGAAGAACTTTGTGCTGGATCATGCCGTCAGCTGTGGCGAGTTCCTGGTGTTCAGGCAGATCGCCAGGTCGGTCTTCACTGTGCAAATGTTTGCCCCATCAGCTGTTGAAAGGCTGTATCCCTGTGAGAGGAACAAAAGGCAGAGCCGGAAGAGGAAGCCCAGAGAGGAAACAAGCTCTCTCAGTATCCAAACGGTgaagaaaaacaagaacaatGTGGAAAGCTGTAAAAAGAAACAACGTATTGATCTCCGAAATGATCTGGGCCCGAGCGACTGTAAAATGTCAGTTCTTGTTTGCGTTGACGACTCTGATGTTCCCAATTCTGCATCTGAACTAAAATGTTCTGAAACATCAGTGAAAGCACCGGAGGTAGGAGCTGCAGAATCACAAGAAGTTTCTGAGGTCTCTTTAAGACATCAAGGCATAGTTCAGAAGGTGTTTGATGGAGAGACTGAAACAGCAGACGACTGTACAATctttaaagaaaaagaaaaagaatgcaATGCTACTGTCAGGGTGCACCCAACTTCTGTTGCAACTGGACAACAACCACCGGAAAGCATTGTTGTAGCTGGCTTATCTGTTACTCCTAACACAAACAATACGACGAATATGATGATGGATGGTAATGAGTCGACGCACGCGGACCAAAATAGGCCATTTCAACTTCACCGTGCATTGGCTCTAGAAATTGAGAATGGTGAGGGCTCTAATTTGCCAACAAATGTTGATGCTAGTGAACCTTTGGCTATGATGGATCTTAATGAAGTGAGTATGCATGATATATTTTTGTCAGCTGATATATACGAATTTGAGAGTGATCTATGTAATCCAGAAGCATTTTCAGTTGATCTGAATATGGAAGGGCCAAATACTAATGGCCAAACTTCAGGTTTCAGTTGCCCTGAGAATAACTCAAACAATCGCCATTCCTCCATCGGAGTTGGTCAGCATTTGATGATGTTAGAAACATTGTCATGCACCGAAAATAAAGAGATGACTGATACACCGGGAACATGTACAGGTGCTGTCAATGTTCCAGCGCACGGCATAGACATCAACGCGTTGCCCTCCAATGAGCCATCATCATTTGGAGAGAATTGTTCTCCTCCCACTGATGCTGAAGTGCCTTCTAGTGAATGTGCACTAACCAGATGTAATAAGGAGAAATGCAATATTTTGTTCAACCAAGCAGCACAAAAAAAAG ATAAACCGCAAGATGATCAGGTTAACATGCAAGATAGTACAGGACAGAATGCTGCTGAAATCATGTCAAGTAGATCAAAGCCTCTGCAAACTG TAAATAACTCTGGAGGCCTCCAAAGTAGAAGCTTTGAATCAGGTGGtgttcttgcacttgaagcaaacAGCGGGAAGTTTTGCATTGCTGTACCCACACCAGATCAAACTTGGCTT GAGCTCCCCGGTCGGCTACCGGCTCTTCCAAGAACGAAGAAACAGGGAAGGAAGGTTGTAGTGCTCAAGGACCCATGCATGAGACTCTGGCCTGTGCTGTACCAGTGCACCCCAAGGTTCAACGGCTTCATCAGTGGGTGGGTTGACATCAGCAGGGAGAACAACCTGCAGGAAGGCGACACCTGCGAGTTTGAACTCAGCGGTCACTCTGAACTGTCGTTCCAATTGCGCATGCCCAATGCGCAGTAG
- the LOC133926864 gene encoding E3 ubiquitin-protein ligase AIRP2-like, whose protein sequence is MFHGGRPLSLRGSLKALEADIHHANTLAHAIHKAYGGACVQMRLSYSSMAPIILNLIQWMDCSCSLSYTLPSYLGLLEVLVYEVYVDEDASISTIERRASLKEFYAIIYPFLQQLEGNLMEDCKEKGRCKESGGGGGRKLVADDDREDECGICLETCTKMVLPNCNHAMCINCYRDWYTRSQSCPFCRGSLKRVRSRDLWVLTGDDDVIDTVTLEKENVGHFLSFIDSLPLIVPDNMLLVYYDYLV, encoded by the exons ATGTTTCATGGTGGCAGGCCTTTGTCCCTCCGGGGGTCTCTCAAGGCCCTTGAAGCTGATATCCACCATGCCAACACCCT gGCGCATGCTATACACAAGGCTTATGGGGGTGCCTGTGTGCAGATGAGGCTGTCCTACAGCTCCATGGCTCCAATCATCCTAAACCTTATCCAGTGGATGGATTGCAGCTGCTCCCTGTCATACACCCTCCCAAGTTACCTTGGCcttcttgaagttcttgtatACGAG GTTTATGTTGATGAAGACGCCTCTATATCCACAATCGAAAGGAGAGCAAGCCTGAAGGAATTCTATG CTATCATATACCCATTCTTACAACAACTTGAGGGCAACCTGATGGAGGACTGCAAGGAGAAAGGGCGGTGTAAGGAgtctggcggcggcggcggccggaagCTTGTTGCCGATGATGATAGGGAGGATGAGTGCGGCATTTGCTTGGAGACCTGCACCAAGATGGTCCTTCCCAATTGCAACCATGCCATGTGCATCAACTGTTACCGAGACTG GTATACAAGATCCCAGTCATGCCCGTTCTGCCGCGGAAGCCTAAAGCGAGTCCGGTCCAGAGACCTCTGGGTGCTCACCGGCGACGACGACGTGATCGACACGGTcaccttggagaaggaaaatgTGGGGCACTTCCTCAGCTTCATCGATAGCTTGCCTCTGATCGTCCCCGACAACATGTTGTTGGTCTACTACGACTACCTAGTCTGA